In Ruminococcus sp. HUN007, a genomic segment contains:
- a CDS encoding ABC transporter ATP-binding protein, giving the protein MVGAIKFDGVKKSFTTLEGETVIALGGVDLEIEKGSFVCLIGPSGCGKSTMLRLLAGLDTPTEGAVYLGDKKVTRPDHDRGLVFQDPNLFPWLNIYDNISFGLKVRKLFKERKNDVNEFIELVGLKGFEKSFPHQLSGGMCQRASLARALIGHPEALLLDEPLGALDAFTRMNMQDELLRIKKEKEMTMIMVTHDVDEAVYLADKIVVMTPRPAKIEKVIDVHLSQPRDRNNPEFIRLRSEILKILDFAGKEREIEYNI; this is encoded by the coding sequence ATGGTAGGAGCAATAAAATTCGACGGTGTGAAGAAGTCCTTCACTACACTTGAAGGAGAAACCGTTATCGCCCTCGGCGGCGTTGATCTTGAAATAGAAAAAGGCAGCTTCGTATGCCTTATCGGTCCTTCCGGATGCGGAAAGTCAACCATGCTTCGTCTGCTTGCCGGACTTGACACTCCTACAGAAGGTGCCGTTTATTTAGGCGACAAAAAAGTCACACGTCCTGATCATGACAGAGGACTGGTTTTCCAGGACCCGAATCTTTTCCCGTGGCTCAATATCTACGACAACATATCTTTCGGACTTAAGGTGCGAAAGCTCTTTAAAGAGAGAAAGAATGACGTAAATGAGTTCATCGAGCTGGTCGGACTTAAGGGCTTTGAAAAGTCATTCCCGCATCAGCTTTCAGGCGGTATGTGCCAGAGAGCATCTCTTGCCCGCGCACTTATCGGACATCCGGAAGCACTTCTTCTCGACGAACCTCTCGGAGCTCTTGACGCATTCACGAGAATGAACATGCAGGACGAACTTCTCAGAATCAAGAAAGAGAAGGAAATGACCATGATAATGGTAACACATGATGTTGACGAGGCTGTTTATCTTGCGGACAAGATAGTTGTCATGACGCCAAGACCTGCAAAGATAGAAAAGGTCATCGACGTACATCTTTCACAGCCGCGTGACAGAAACAATCCTGAGTTTATCAGACTCAGAAGTGAAATACTGAAAATACTTGATTTTGCAGGAAAAGAACGCGAGATCGAGTACAATATATAA
- a CDS encoding ABC transporter substrate-binding protein, translating into MKKKIFAGVLAVAMMMAAVTGCGNSQGAANGNDGEYVLKIGEAQGALCHAPLQIAMENGYLDEAGIKWERVDFGKTDIQAALGAGTIDCGFGLVGKFIQPIDNGLNMVITAGMHTGCTKLLVKKDSGIKTVSDLKGKKIAVSSLAGSEAVTAKRLLFADGFDISADSSDIEFLVYSTTDQPIALQNGAVDAICVMDPIASQAEKEYDLLALMDTAKTEPFASEYCCVTFVSTELAEKHTDIAAKFTDACLKASAWVAAHPEEAAKIQVEKDYVSGNADDNGAILKTYEFRPSVQGGYDALVNVAKELKDIGLLGENTDTDALVKRSFKKFDGVPDSYEANGDSFTAVNK; encoded by the coding sequence ATGAAAAAGAAAATATTTGCCGGTGTTTTAGCTGTAGCGATGATGATGGCAGCAGTTACAGGATGCGGAAACAGCCAGGGTGCTGCAAACGGAAATGACGGAGAATATGTGCTTAAAATAGGTGAGGCACAGGGTGCACTCTGTCACGCACCTCTTCAGATAGCAATGGAAAACGGCTATCTTGACGAAGCCGGCATCAAGTGGGAAAGAGTCGATTTCGGCAAGACTGATATTCAGGCCGCTCTCGGTGCAGGTACTATTGACTGCGGATTCGGACTTGTAGGCAAGTTCATCCAGCCTATCGACAACGGTCTCAACATGGTCATCACAGCCGGTATGCACACAGGCTGTACAAAGCTTCTCGTAAAGAAGGATTCAGGTATCAAGACAGTAAGCGACTTAAAGGGTAAGAAGATCGCCGTATCTTCGCTCGCAGGATCTGAAGCAGTTACTGCAAAGCGTCTTCTCTTCGCAGACGGTTTCGACATCAGCGCTGACAGCTCAGATATTGAGTTCCTCGTTTATTCCACAACAGATCAGCCGATCGCTCTCCAGAACGGTGCCGTTGACGCTATCTGTGTAATGGATCCGATCGCTTCACAGGCTGAAAAGGAATACGATCTTCTCGCACTCATGGATACAGCCAAGACTGAACCGTTCGCATCAGAGTACTGCTGCGTAACATTCGTTTCAACCGAGCTTGCTGAAAAGCACACAGACATCGCAGCAAAGTTTACTGACGCATGCCTCAAGGCATCCGCATGGGTAGCAGCACATCCTGAGGAAGCTGCAAAGATACAGGTTGAAAAGGACTACGTAAGCGGAAACGCAGACGACAACGGCGCAATCCTTAAAACATATGAATTCAGACCAAGCGTACAGGGCGGTTATGACGCTCTCGTAAACGTAGCAAAGGAACTCAAGGACATCGGCCTGTTAGGCGAAAACACAGACACCGATGCTCTCGTAAAGCGTTCATTCAAAAAGTTTGACGGCGTTCCGGATTCATACGAAGCAAACGGCGACAGCTTTACTGCAGTAAACAAGTAA
- a CDS encoding DUF4418 family protein produces MTNRISSSVNILISSFLLAAVNTFCKPCHGLMTMPCERSTHIAFIALAVIIAASILRFFLKKGAQAAAVIITVLSSILLILAPVMGKCKVAFMSCNLKTFPALRTGGIFIIVLTAVFTGAELVNTYLKKDAVNGVRSV; encoded by the coding sequence ATGACAAACAGGATATCATCTTCAGTAAACATTTTAATTTCTTCATTTCTTCTGGCAGCAGTTAACACTTTCTGCAAACCGTGTCACGGACTTATGACTATGCCGTGTGAACGCAGCACGCATATCGCATTTATAGCTCTGGCTGTGATAATTGCAGCAAGTATACTTCGCTTCTTTTTAAAAAAAGGCGCACAGGCTGCTGCAGTTATAATAACAGTACTGAGCAGTATACTGCTCATACTTGCACCTGTAATGGGAAAATGCAAAGTCGCATTTATGTCATGCAATCTGAAGACTTTTCCCGCATTAAGAACAGGCGGCATATTTATTATAGTACTTACAGCAGTATTTACCGGAGCAGAACTTGTAAACACATATCTTAAAAAGGATGCAGTAAACGGAGTGAGATCAGTTTGA
- a CDS encoding ABC transporter permease subunit produces MKKINALLPLISAAAAVAVAFAVPDSSLHQKSAHPYFAYLIIIVTVIYYAGALIGNAVNKKKKKKPENPLFYRALFLAGVILFFNILNILTVKTALLPVLYFPALDRVFGTLVEDRELIGKCIAFSMQLLFKGVFGGLIIGFFMGIAVGFSKTAAYWINPVIRVLGPIPSTAWIPILLVVFAKASSASAFIIGISVWFPTVVLTSSGISNVKNSYFEVSSTLGAKNIHKIFKIGVPAAMPSIFLGLFNGICGSFVALMTAEMIGAKYGIGWYVNWQKEMMAYSNVYAGLIVIAALFYLIITILFKIRDRVLGWQKGVIKW; encoded by the coding sequence ATGAAAAAAATAAATGCTTTGCTGCCGCTTATCTCTGCAGCAGCAGCTGTAGCTGTGGCGTTTGCAGTTCCTGATTCATCACTGCATCAGAAATCGGCACATCCGTACTTCGCATATCTGATCATAATAGTAACAGTGATCTACTATGCAGGTGCACTCATCGGAAACGCAGTAAACAAAAAGAAGAAAAAGAAACCGGAAAATCCGCTGTTTTACCGTGCGCTTTTCCTTGCCGGTGTAATTCTTTTCTTCAATATTCTCAACATACTTACAGTAAAAACTGCTCTTCTTCCTGTGCTCTATTTCCCGGCACTTGACCGCGTGTTCGGAACGCTTGTGGAAGACAGGGAACTTATAGGAAAATGTATAGCATTCTCAATGCAGCTCCTTTTCAAAGGCGTTTTCGGCGGACTTATTATCGGGTTCTTCATGGGTATCGCAGTCGGATTCAGCAAAACTGCTGCCTACTGGATCAATCCGGTCATCAGGGTACTCGGTCCTATTCCGTCAACAGCCTGGATTCCTATCCTGCTTGTTGTATTTGCAAAGGCAAGCAGCGCGAGTGCTTTCATCATAGGTATTTCAGTATGGTTCCCGACAGTTGTGCTTACTTCGAGCGGTATTTCAAACGTAAAGAATTCCTACTTTGAAGTTTCATCCACACTCGGTGCAAAGAACATTCATAAAATATTTAAAATAGGTGTGCCTGCCGCAATGCCGAGCATCTTTCTCGGACTGTTCAACGGTATTTGCGGATCATTCGTTGCACTTATGACTGCTGAAATGATCGGCGCAAAATACGGTATAGGCTGGTACGTAAACTGGCAGAAGGAAATGATGGCTTACTCAAACGTATATGCAGGACTGATAGTTATTGCAGCACTCTTCTATCTTATAATAACGATTCTTTTCAAAATACGTGACAGAGTGCTTGGATGGCAGAAGGGCGTGATAAAATGGTAG
- a CDS encoding helix-turn-helix domain-containing protein, giving the protein MNEKTKELLVERMTENLVVLRAKLGITQAELADIAGMSRQTILAIEKKQRTMTWNTFLSLLFIFSVNKNTEALLKLFEILTDELIDYITVKK; this is encoded by the coding sequence ATGAACGAAAAAACAAAGGAACTGTTAGTGGAACGCATGACAGAAAATCTTGTAGTGCTTCGTGCTAAGCTGGGGATCACACAGGCTGAGCTTGCTGATATTGCAGGCATGAGCAGACAGACGATCCTTGCTATCGAGAAGAAGCAGAGAACAATGACATGGAATACTTTCCTTTCACTTCTCTTCATCTTCTCAGTAAACAAGAATACTGAAGCACTTCTCAAGCTGTTTGAGATCCTTACAGATGAACTCATCGACTACATAACAGTCAAGAAGTGA
- a CDS encoding ABC transporter ATP-binding protein, protein MIEGKNITKLFGKNGLKSTDITVKKGEMAALAGASGCGKSTLLNILTGMLRPDSGSVFIKGTDISKLSEKERTALRSGVIGYMMQKNALLPELTVWQNILFLAYTAKKKPDKQKAEEIAERLSLTSLLGSYPSQISGGEYRRAMLARVLVTEPEIIIADEPTSNLDRESAEIVRDMLKEVNKNGITVLAASHDPLLLESADRVIDINFKC, encoded by the coding sequence ATGATAGAAGGAAAAAATATTACAAAGCTGTTCGGAAAAAACGGGCTTAAAAGCACGGACATAACAGTAAAAAAGGGTGAGATGGCTGCACTTGCAGGAGCATCCGGATGCGGAAAATCAACACTTTTAAATATCCTCACGGGTATGCTCCGTCCAGACAGCGGATCAGTCTTCATAAAGGGTACCGACATTTCAAAGCTTTCCGAAAAAGAGCGCACAGCTCTCCGGAGCGGTGTTATCGGGTACATGATGCAGAAGAATGCTCTTCTTCCGGAACTGACCGTCTGGCAGAATATCCTGTTTCTGGCATATACTGCAAAGAAGAAACCCGATAAACAAAAAGCAGAGGAAATTGCAGAAAGGCTTTCGCTCACATCTCTTCTTGGATCATATCCGTCACAGATATCCGGCGGGGAATACAGAAGGGCAATGCTTGCAAGAGTTCTTGTCACGGAACCGGAAATAATAATCGCTGACGAACCGACATCAAATCTCGACAGGGAAAGCGCCGAAATAGTCAGAGATATGCTTAAGGAAGTAAACAAAAACGGAATCACGGTTCTTGCTGCTTCGCACGACCCGCTGCTGCTTGAAAGTGCAGACAGGGTAATAGATATAAATTTTAAATGCTGA
- a CDS encoding DUF1847 domain-containing protein: protein MAKENNCMSCADCGVMNCLTRKGKYPEFCPTAELTEEEINEVAALYEKSRVNKKVAVIAAEIEGEFYGKYTRVEEIIEFARRIGAKKIGIATCVGLIEESRIFARILRLNGFEVYGISCKVGSQNKVDIGVREEYTCITGPVMCNPIMQAKLLAKEKVDLNVVVGLCVGHDSLFYKYAKGLTTTLITKDRVLAHNPAGALYQARAYYKKLLHAPVGAEIDRSKLSPGADTADTERK, encoded by the coding sequence ATGGCTAAAGAAAACAACTGTATGAGCTGCGCAGACTGCGGCGTAATGAACTGTCTTACAAGAAAGGGCAAATACCCTGAATTCTGTCCGACAGCAGAACTTACTGAAGAAGAGATAAACGAAGTCGCAGCTCTCTATGAAAAGAGCAGAGTGAATAAGAAGGTCGCAGTAATAGCTGCTGAGATCGAAGGAGAATTTTACGGAAAATATACAAGAGTAGAAGAGATAATCGAGTTTGCAAGACGTATAGGTGCGAAAAAGATCGGTATTGCAACCTGTGTCGGCCTTATCGAGGAAAGCAGAATTTTTGCACGTATCCTCAGACTCAACGGATTCGAAGTTTACGGCATAAGCTGTAAGGTAGGTTCACAGAACAAGGTGGATATCGGTGTAAGGGAAGAATACACATGTATCACCGGTCCTGTAATGTGTAACCCTATAATGCAGGCAAAGCTTCTTGCAAAGGAAAAGGTAGATCTTAACGTTGTAGTAGGTCTTTGTGTGGGCCATGACAGTCTGTTCTACAAATATGCAAAGGGACTTACCACAACTCTCATAACCAAGGACAGAGTGCTCGCTCATAATCCTGCCGGTGCTCTTTATCAGGCAAGAGCATACTACAAGAAACTCCTGCACGCTCCTGTAGGTGCTGAAATCGACAGATCAAAGCTTTCTCCGGGTGCAGACACAGCAGATACAGAAAGAAAATAA
- a CDS encoding DUF6557 family protein, which produces MYFYEVIEKCDIEEVVRCFLKMCVNSPDIEHTEQCVRHAITDIKAIEPVKSDSEVIQIERVKTDEEEYDAVHMFDEASDTKYGLEINPWKYTLGYTVDEKSLSEYGDEKFVSLVLWEMTWFGYDEKTIQDHVKSWDEAEYEVRDLSDI; this is translated from the coding sequence ATGTACTTTTATGAAGTGATAGAAAAATGCGATATTGAGGAAGTGGTTCGCTGCTTTCTGAAAATGTGCGTGAATTCACCTGATATTGAGCATACAGAACAGTGCGTCAGACATGCGATTACTGATATTAAAGCTATAGAGCCAGTAAAATCTGATTCTGAAGTTATACAAATTGAAAGAGTTAAGACAGATGAAGAAGAATATGATGCAGTACATATGTTTGATGAGGCTTCAGATACAAAATACGGGCTGGAGATCAATCCGTGGAAATACACGCTTGGATATACCGTCGATGAGAAGAGCCTGTCCGAATATGGAGATGAGAAATTTGTTTCTCTTGTTTTATGGGAAATGACTTGGTTTGGTTATGACGAGAAAACGATTCAGGATCATGTGAAATCGTGGGATGAAGCGGAGTATGAAGTCAGAGATTTATCTGATATTTGA
- a CDS encoding ABC transporter permease gives MKTGKYVLQVISRSAFRSTVIFILFFVITACLFGTGLFTENLKNGSQKLYGRSYADMMIVPEAYLDNTRDLLFKGKACSIMFKDDVMSRITDIEGTETVTPQLYMETLALSCCAEEGIQIVAFDPKTDFAVSQWSGSSHELNGYEALAGSGGNFSKGDTITLFGRDFTIAGILEETGMGYDNSIFIPYSAANEITASEQYKFMFGEKTGIVSMLLVKLEKDADISMVTKRMNEALEGTEAKVYPVDELSADLKSHIDLMSNLVGIVSACAVIIAVVSLFAMVTLTFRQRRRIAGSMLAAGCPRSRVLKYFAFEYLLLFAAGAAAGMVLICIILLPLHEQVKAALDMPYKLISPAGAFSLAARTLGIDLVMLAAAVSVTFAGILRTEPALLMEEQT, from the coding sequence ATGAAAACCGGTAAATACGTTTTACAGGTAATATCAAGAAGCGCATTCCGAAGTACCGTTATATTTATTCTGTTTTTTGTAATAACCGCATGTCTTTTCGGAACAGGATTGTTCACGGAAAATCTTAAAAACGGTTCACAGAAACTTTACGGAAGATCATATGCTGACATGATGATCGTTCCGGAAGCTTATCTTGATAATACACGCGATTTGCTTTTCAAAGGAAAGGCATGTTCGATCATGTTTAAAGATGATGTGATGTCCCGCATCACTGATATTGAAGGAACAGAGACAGTAACACCTCAGCTTTACATGGAAACGCTGGCGCTGAGCTGCTGTGCTGAGGAGGGAATACAGATAGTTGCATTTGATCCGAAAACAGATTTTGCCGTATCACAGTGGTCCGGGAGCTCTCATGAGTTAAACGGATATGAAGCTCTTGCAGGTTCCGGCGGTAATTTCTCAAAGGGCGATACAATTACGTTATTCGGACGCGATTTCACCATTGCGGGAATACTCGAGGAAACAGGAATGGGATATGACAACAGTATTTTTATACCGTATTCCGCAGCGAATGAAATAACCGCTTCCGAACAGTATAAATTCATGTTCGGCGAGAAAACAGGTATTGTTTCAATGCTTCTTGTAAAGCTTGAAAAAGATGCTGACATAAGCATGGTGACCAAACGTATGAATGAAGCTCTTGAAGGCACCGAAGCAAAGGTTTATCCTGTCGATGAGCTTTCGGCAGATCTTAAAAGCCACATTGATCTCATGTCTAACCTGGTAGGCATTGTTTCAGCATGTGCAGTTATTATTGCTGTCGTTTCCCTGTTTGCAATGGTAACGCTCACTTTCAGGCAGCGCCGCAGAATAGCCGGAAGTATGCTTGCGGCAGGATGTCCGCGAAGCAGGGTGCTTAAATATTTCGCTTTCGAGTATCTTCTTCTTTTTGCAGCCGGAGCTGCAGCGGGTATGGTACTTATATGCATTATACTGCTTCCGCTACATGAACAGGTAAAGGCAGCACTCGATATGCCGTACAAGCTTATTTCACCGGCCGGAGCCTTTTCACTTGCTGCCAGAACTCTCGGCATCGATCTTGTGATGCTTGCAGCGGCTGTCTCAGTAACTTTTGCAGGAATCCTCCGGACTGAGCCGGCACTGCTTATGGAGGAACAGACATGA
- a CDS encoding arsenate reductase family protein: MIKVYCYSKCTSCKKALKWLDDNGVSYTSLDIKEEHPDEKTLRELHAKSGLPLKRFFNTSGILYRELELSKKLPSMSEDEQFALLASDGMLVKRPLLVGDDFVLPGFKETELEEKLCTFMK, translated from the coding sequence ATGATAAAAGTATATTGCTACAGCAAATGTACATCATGTAAAAAGGCACTTAAATGGCTTGATGATAATGGCGTATCATATACATCTCTTGATATTAAGGAAGAACATCCGGATGAGAAAACTCTCAGAGAATTACATGCAAAAAGCGGCCTTCCGCTTAAGCGTTTTTTCAATACAAGTGGTATTCTCTACAGAGAACTTGAATTATCCAAGAAACTGCCGTCAATGAGCGAAGATGAACAGTTTGCACTTCTTGCATCTGATGGTATGCTTGTTAAGCGTCCGCTTCTCGTTGGAGATGATTTTGTATTGCCGGGATTTAAAGAAACTGAATTGGAAGAAAAATTATGTACTTTTATGAAGTGA
- a CDS encoding ATP-binding protein — MSNKKILPMGVQDFEKLVNNNCIYVDKTAYIYKLVHDVAPFFLSRPRRFGKSLLLSALKAYWEGRKDLFAGLEIEKLEADNPDAWHPYPVFYFDFNGKDYSKTNSLEEVLDSHLKDWEHKYDIITDAVSVETRFKNLLVRVKEKTGKRCVVLVDEYDKPLLDLINDPELQEHNKSLFKGFFSNLKSCDACIQFVFITGVTKFHKVSIFSDLNQLIDISLNKEFSALCGITENELNTYFSEHIELLAKSQDLTIDECRKQLKQTYDGYHFYPDFEGVYNPFSIINAFYAHEFRPYWFESGSPTFLVKMLRNNSFDVRKFSDKTIYASESVILDYTGDSLSPTPLLYQCGYLTISEYNRRLQRYTLSFPNEEVKYGFLNSMMPYYVPSAAESNGLDIFTLEGYVEEGDLDSIRNVLTALFASITYTSNEAPFEHYFQTVIYLVFTLLGKYTVCEMHTFSGRIDCKVETEKFIYLFEFKRDETAEAALRQIDDKDYALPFSADNRKVFKIGVSFDSEKRTLSDWLSCEA; from the coding sequence GTGAGCAATAAAAAAATACTCCCAATGGGCGTACAGGATTTTGAGAAACTCGTTAATAATAACTGTATCTATGTTGACAAAACAGCTTATATATATAAACTGGTTCATGATGTTGCACCGTTCTTTTTAAGTCGTCCCCGCAGATTCGGAAAGAGTCTGCTGCTGTCTGCACTGAAGGCTTACTGGGAAGGCAGAAAGGATTTGTTTGCCGGACTTGAAATAGAAAAACTGGAAGCAGATAATCCTGATGCATGGCACCCGTATCCTGTATTTTATTTTGATTTTAACGGGAAGGATTATTCTAAGACGAATTCCCTTGAAGAGGTGCTGGATTCTCATCTTAAAGACTGGGAACATAAATACGATATTATAACAGATGCCGTTTCAGTCGAAACCAGGTTTAAAAATCTTCTTGTCAGAGTGAAAGAAAAAACAGGAAAACGATGTGTTGTTCTTGTTGATGAATATGACAAGCCTTTGCTTGATCTTATAAATGATCCTGAACTGCAGGAACATAACAAGTCTCTGTTCAAAGGATTTTTCAGTAATCTGAAAAGCTGTGATGCCTGCATTCAGTTTGTGTTTATTACCGGCGTTACTAAATTTCATAAGGTAAGCATATTCAGTGACTTGAATCAGCTGATAGATATTTCTTTGAATAAAGAATTTTCAGCTTTGTGCGGAATTACTGAAAATGAACTTAATACATATTTTTCTGAACATATTGAATTACTTGCCAAATCACAGGATCTCACTATAGATGAATGCAGGAAACAGTTAAAACAAACTTATGACGGATATCATTTTTATCCGGATTTTGAAGGTGTTTATAATCCTTTCAGCATTATAAATGCGTTTTATGCTCATGAATTCAGACCGTACTGGTTTGAAAGCGGCTCACCTACTTTTCTTGTTAAGATGCTCAGGAACAACAGTTTTGATGTACGTAAGTTTTCGGATAAAACAATTTACGCCAGTGAAAGTGTTATTCTTGATTATACCGGAGATTCACTGTCTCCTACACCTCTGCTTTATCAGTGCGGTTATCTTACAATATCGGAATACAATAGAAGGCTTCAGCGTTATACTCTTTCGTTTCCTAACGAAGAGGTAAAGTACGGATTCCTTAACAGTATGATGCCGTATTATGTTCCGAGTGCAGCGGAATCAAACGGACTGGATATTTTTACTCTTGAAGGCTATGTCGAAGAAGGAGATCTGGATTCCATAAGAAATGTACTTACTGCTCTTTTTGCGAGTATTACATATACCTCAAATGAAGCACCGTTTGAACATTATTTTCAGACTGTTATATATCTTGTATTTACACTGCTCGGTAAGTACACGGTTTGTGAAATGCATACGTTCAGCGGGCGGATAGACTGCAAAGTGGAAACAGAAAAATTTATTTATCTGTTTGAATTCAAACGAGATGAAACTGCTGAAGCAGCCCTCAGACAGATAGATGATAAAGACTATGCTCTTCCGTTTTCAGCAGATAACAGAAAAGTGTTCAAAATCGGAGTATCATTTGATTCTGAAAAAAGAACCCTTTCGGATTGGCTCTCCTGCGAGGCATGA